GATGCCTTCACCCCTGATCTGGCGAGCCATATGGGCGGTAGCGATTGCCGTCATTGTCGCCGTTCTGGCGTTCGTGGCAGTGCCCTATTTCGCCTCGAACCGCATCGTGCGCGACCGCATCGCCTGGGAGATGAGCGCCTGGAGCGGTTTTCGCGTCACCATCGACGGCACGCCGGAAATCGAGATCTGGCCGCAGTTCCGCGCCATATTGACCGGCGTCACCCTGTCGAACTGGAGCGACGACAAGGCGCCGCCGGTGATGCAGGCCGACCGTGTCGAGATCGACCTTTCGGCGATGTCGGCGCTGCGCGGCGACGTGGTGTTTTCCGGCGTGCGGCTGGTCAAGCCGGTGTTCCGGGTCGAGCCGGCCGCGCATGGGCTGTTCCTGCCGCCGATGCCTTCGGGCGGCCGCGTCGCCCGCGCCATCGACGCGGCGCGCGAACTGGTCAAGGCCAAGCCCGACAAGCCCGACACCGGCAAGCTGGCCTCCGAGGGCTTCGGCACTGTCGAGTTCCAGGACGGCAAGGTGATCGCCGCCATCGACGGCACCGATACCGACATGCTGACCAATCTGTCCGGCCAGCTCGACTGGTCGGCGCTCAACGCCGCCGGCTCGCTGACGGCCAGCGGCGTGTGGCGCGGCGAGACCGTCGCGGTCGAGGCGGCCTCGCCGGGGCCAATGCTTCTGTTTGCGGGTGCGGCGGCACCGGTGACACTGTCGCTGAAAGCCGCGCCGGCCAATTTCTCCTTCGACGGCACCGGCAATCTTTCCGGGCAATCCTTCTTCGACGGCCAGGCCAAGTTCACCGCCCCTTCGCTGCGCCGGGCCTTGCAATGGCTGGAGGCCGGCATCGCGCCGGGCGCGGCACGCGGTCCCGTCTCCATCACCAGCAAGGTCAGCGGCGACACCGGCCGCATCAAGTTCGACAAGACCGAGATCGATCTCGACAAGACCCCCGGCATGGGCGCGCTCGACCTCTCCTTCGTCGACCCGATGCCGATGATTTCCGGCACGCTGGCCTTCGACACGGTCGACCTTGCCGCCTTCCTGTCGGCCTTCACCTCGCCGACGGCTTCCTCCGGCACCGATCTCGACGTTATCGACATGTCGTTCGCCGACCGCTTCAACCTCGACCTCAGGCTGTCGGCCGCGCATGCCACGGCCGGGCGGATCCAACTGGCGGATGTCGCCGCCACCGCGCAGGTGAAGAACGGGCTCGCCGTCTTCGACATTTCCGACGCCACCGCTTTCGGCGGCAATATACAGACCAGCCTGCGCATCGACCGCCGCCCGGAAGGCACGCAAGTCGAGATGAAACTTCTCGCCTCCGATGTGAACGGCGCCGATTTCACCGCCGCCGCCGGCATGACGCGGCTGACGCCAACCGGCACCGGAACGGTATCGCTGATCCTGAAAGGTCCGGGCAAATCCTGGAACTCGATCCTGCAGAATGCCGACGGCTCGGTATCGGCGACCTTCGGACCGGGCAATCTGACCGGGCTGAACCTGCCGGCCTTCCTGAAGCGCAACGAAGAAGGCGGCTTCTTCGCGCTGGACGACGTCTCCAACGGCACCCTGCCGATCGACGGCGCCGAGCTCAAGGCCACCATTTCCAAAGGCGTGGCGCGCATCGACCGCGCCGAGGCGAAATCGGCGCAGACCAAGATCTGGCTGTCCGGCATCGTGCCTTATGCCGGGCGTGGCCTGGCGCTGTCCGGCGGCGTCAACCAACCCAAGCCGGCAGCCACCCCGGC
The genomic region above belongs to Mesorhizobium terrae and contains:
- a CDS encoding AsmA family protein, which translates into the protein MPSPLIWRAIWAVAIAVIVAVLAFVAVPYFASNRIVRDRIAWEMSAWSGFRVTIDGTPEIEIWPQFRAILTGVTLSNWSDDKAPPVMQADRVEIDLSAMSALRGDVVFSGVRLVKPVFRVEPAAHGLFLPPMPSGGRVARAIDAARELVKAKPDKPDTGKLASEGFGTVEFQDGKVIAAIDGTDTDMLTNLSGQLDWSALNAAGSLTASGVWRGETVAVEAASPGPMLLFAGAAAPVTLSLKAAPANFSFDGTGNLSGQSFFDGQAKFTAPSLRRALQWLEAGIAPGAARGPVSITSKVSGDTGRIKFDKTEIDLDKTPGMGALDLSFVDPMPMISGTLAFDTVDLAAFLSAFTSPTASSGTDLDVIDMSFADRFNLDLRLSAAHATAGRIQLADVAATAQVKNGLAVFDISDATAFGGNIQTSLRIDRRPEGTQVEMKLLASDVNGADFTAAAGMTRLTPTGTGTVSLILKGPGKSWNSILQNADGSVSATFGPGNLTGLNLPAFLKRNEEGGFFALDDVSNGTLPIDGAELKATISKGVARIDRAEAKSAQTKIWLSGIVPYAGRGLALSGGVNQPKPAATPAPQPAPAQPATGTQPIPGAQPAPTQNGQPVSVTPTPAGQTTTSATPPPPAPTPPVNNGNQATFFVGGTWTTPFVSPIIRRNAGE